A genome region from Hymenobacter tibetensis includes the following:
- a CDS encoding toll/interleukin-1 receptor domain-containing protein, with the protein MEHKVFITYSWDDHQHKEWVRKLADDLEANGIETLLDVYALQPGDSITHFMNKSLEEAGKVVVVLTPNYRSRSLSQSGGVSYEQQIVSGEIMSGVERNKFIPIIRSGNFQGENCAIPPHFKGIYSINFKEDLDYNMSLNTLVRTIYNEPEFVKPERGSKPDFTKTNDYKRDEFTIDLNSDFSLRQSTEVFIDILSEISELRRNNSSYTLNYNIEQYSELHKELNALNLKRELTQEEVQRKNILREVLRPYYFNKGGNIYSQFDACINNIIDYSYQEYGYISSFKELAECIMNCLPLFSYEVKGKINNETGFDVFHKNGKWIYKIYINQEELKNLRGKVGVDSNLFLTTIAGLYTFDLSKETLLNQVIPKQAYSFMINIINKRVKDDDKEEYFRTGNWSIGIA; encoded by the coding sequence ATGGAACATAAAGTTTTTATCACCTACTCATGGGACGACCATCAGCATAAAGAATGGGTAAGAAAACTAGCAGATGATTTAGAAGCTAATGGTATCGAAACCCTACTTGATGTTTACGCGCTTCAGCCAGGTGACAGTATCACTCATTTTATGAATAAGTCTTTGGAGGAAGCCGGAAAAGTTGTTGTTGTTCTAACACCTAACTACCGAAGCAGGTCTCTTAGCCAAAGTGGGGGAGTAAGCTATGAACAACAGATCGTATCAGGAGAAATAATGTCAGGGGTTGAAAGGAATAAGTTTATTCCAATTATAAGGTCAGGAAATTTTCAAGGAGAAAACTGCGCGATACCACCGCATTTTAAAGGGATATACTCAATTAATTTTAAAGAAGATTTAGATTACAATATGTCATTGAATACATTGGTAAGAACAATTTATAACGAACCAGAGTTTGTTAAACCCGAAAGAGGGAGTAAGCCAGATTTTACAAAAACCAATGATTATAAAAGAGATGAATTTACTATAGATTTGAATAGTGATTTTTCCTTAAGACAATCAACTGAAGTATTTATAGATATTCTATCCGAGATAAGCGAACTAAGAAGAAACAACTCTAGTTACACTCTAAACTATAATATAGAGCAATACAGTGAATTACACAAAGAATTGAACGCGCTAAATCTGAAAAGGGAGCTAACACAGGAAGAAGTGCAGAGAAAAAATATATTAAGAGAAGTATTAAGGCCATATTATTTTAACAAAGGAGGCAATATTTACAGTCAATTTGATGCTTGTATTAACAATATTATAGATTATTCCTATCAAGAATATGGCTATATAAGTTCTTTCAAGGAGTTGGCAGAATGTATTATGAATTGCTTGCCATTATTCTCATATGAAGTTAAGGGAAAAATAAATAATGAAACAGGATTTGATGTATTTCACAAGAATGGGAAATGGATTTATAAAATATATATTAATCAAGAGGAGCTGAAAAATCTTCGTGGGAAGGTTGGTGTTGATAGTAACCTTTTCTTAACTACCATAGCTGGACTATATACTTTCGATCTATCAAAGGAAACACTGCTAAATCAAGTGATACCTAAGCAAGCGTACAGCTTTATGATTAATATTATTAACAAAAGGGTGAAAGACGATGATAAAGAAGAGTACTTCAGAACAGGAAACTGGTCAATAGGTATTGCTTAA
- a CDS encoding DUF1016 domain-containing protein produces the protein MLEHVRAFLLELGKGFALVGSQYHLKVGAQDYYLDLVFYHLQLRCFVIIDLKIGEFKPEDSGKMIFYLAAADELLRHATPLTTQVSGWCCAKVKTGWWPNMHYVASANLLE, from the coding sequence TTGCTGGAGCATGTGCGCGCCTTTCTGCTGGAACTGGGCAAGGGATTTGCGCTGGTAGGCAGCCAGTATCACCTGAAAGTAGGTGCCCAAGACTACTACCTGGATCTTGTATTCTACCATCTCCAACTGCGCTGCTTTGTTATTATCGACTTGAAAATAGGTGAATTCAAGCCCGAGGACAGCGGCAAGATGATCTTCTATCTGGCCGCGGCCGATGAGTTGCTACGCCACGCCACCCCACTGACCACCCAAGTATCGGGCTGGTGCTGTGCAAAAGTCAAAACCGGGTGGTGGCCGAATATGCACTACGTGGCCTCAGCCAACCTATTGGAGTAG
- a CDS encoding DUF1016 N-terminal domain-containing protein has protein sequence MPTVSLPADYTKFLAELKTHIGDAQVRAALAVNSELVQLYWRIGHQILQHQRQQGWGAKVIEQLPQDLRHEFPEASGFSSRNLKYMRAFAQAWPDALIVQQLVAQIPWGYNVGLLDKVADPAERAWYVHQTIEQGWSRNVLAAQEESGLYHRQGRAVSNFDRTLPMPQSELTQQLLKNPCSTFSPWAPRPRSET, from the coding sequence ATGCCCACTGTATCGCTGCCCGCTGATTACACTAAATTTTTAGCTGAACTGAAAACCCACATCGGTGACGCCCAAGTACGGGCGGCACTGGCAGTAAATTCTGAGCTGGTGCAGTTGTACTGGCGCATTGGCCACCAGATTTTACAGCACCAACGCCAGCAAGGGTGGGGCGCCAAGGTCATTGAGCAGCTGCCTCAGGATTTACGCCACGAGTTTCCGGAAGCTTCGGGCTTCTCGTCTCGTAACCTCAAGTACATGCGAGCCTTTGCTCAGGCATGGCCAGATGCGTTAATTGTGCAACAGCTTGTTGCACAAATTCCGTGGGGCTACAATGTGGGGCTGCTGGATAAAGTAGCCGATCCCGCGGAGCGGGCATGGTACGTACACCAAACTATCGAGCAGGGCTGGAGCCGTAACGTGCTGGCCGCTCAAGAGGAAAGCGGCCTCTACCACCGGCAGGGCCGGGCGGTGAGCAACTTCGACCGCACTCTGCCTATGCCGCAGTCAGAGTTGACGCAGCAGCTCCTGAAAAACCCCTGTTCGACTTTCTCTCCTTGGGCGCCGAGGCCCAGGAGCGAGACTTAG
- a CDS encoding transposase, with protein sequence MVRGWPERRQPGLGVVWADGGYSGPPAARAAPFGCRLQMVAKPAGQKPFAALPRRWEVERAFAWLSRYRRLGTRYLEPIPQNSCAWIFVAVIHLMCRRLQPA encoded by the coding sequence ATGGTCCGGGGTTGGCCGGAGCGGCGCCAGCCCGGCCTGGGCGTGGTGTGGGCCGACGGGGGCTATAGCGGGCCGCCCGCTGCAAGGGCTGCACCGTTCGGCTGCCGACTGCAAATGGTGGCCAAGCCTGCGGGCCAGAAGCCCTTTGCCGCGCTGCCTCGTCGCTGGGAGGTCGAGCGCGCCTTTGCTTGGCTAAGCCGCTACCGCCGCCTTGGCACTCGCTATTTGGAGCCTATACCTCAAAATAGTTGTGCCTGGATTTTCGTGGCCGTAATCCACCTCATGTGCCGACGACTACAGCCCGCCTGA
- a CDS encoding XRE family transcriptional regulator has product MKSDSLPDPRIQQIANKLRRLRLAAGYKSYETFAFEHELSRVSYGKHEKGSNITMKSLLRLLDIHHLTLREFFSDID; this is encoded by the coding sequence ATGAAGTCTGACTCGCTACCGGATCCGCGCATCCAACAGATTGCCAATAAGCTTCGCCGCTTACGCTTGGCTGCGGGGTACAAGTCCTACGAAACGTTTGCTTTTGAGCATGAGCTTTCGCGGGTGAGCTATGGCAAGCACGAGAAAGGCAGTAATATCACGATGAAAAGTTTGCTGCGTTTGCTTGATATTCATCACCTTACGTTGCGGGAATTCTTCTCAGATATTGATTAA